ATTGCGCGCGACGATCATCGTCAACGTCAAGGTGATCGGCGTCGCGACGCCGGCGGCGACCGAGACCCAATAGAGCAGCGAGATCATCGGGATCGGCAGCAGCGCCAAGATGCCGGCAAGTGCCAGCGAGAGAAAAATCGCGCGGTAGAATACCGGCGCCTGGGCGGGACGCAGCGTCAGGCTCGCCGGACGATCGAGGAGCTGGGCGACGACGTAACCGTTGGTCGCCGAGATCACCGGAATCGCAATTGCGGCCGAGGCGAAGAGACCGATTCCGAACAGCCGCTGATCCCAGCCGCCCGCGAGCGGCCGTAACGCGGCCGCCGCCCCGGCCGCCGTAAGGATCGCAACGTGGTGCATCCCGGAGGTCGCAGCGGTGGCAATCAAGATGAAGAGAAAACTCGAGCCCGCGACCAGCATGCCGATCGCGGCGTCGGAACGGGCCGCTCGAACTCCCGAACCGGCCGCGCGCCGCTCGGCGATCTCAATCGATTCCCAGAAATAGACGTAGCTCGTCAGCGTCGTGCCCAGCAGCGCCAGCGTACCGACGAGGTACACGGGCGCGAGCGAAAAGTGCGGCAGCACGATACTGCGCAGCACCTCGCCCCAGTTCGGCCGCGCCAAAATCGCGCTCGCAACGTAGCACAGAAAGATCAGCGTCAGCGAGGCGAGGACGCGTTCGATGCGCAGGTAGGACTTCGTCGCGAGCACCCAACAGCCGGCCGCGACGATCGGCACGACAAGCAGATAGTAAGGAATGCCGCAGAGCAGCGCGAGCGCCTGCGCCCCCGCCGCAACGTCGGCGCCCAGCGTAAAGAGGCTGATGCCCACGATGGCGGCCGCGCTTACGACTGCCGGGAGTCGCCCGCACGTGCGCGCGATGGCCTGTTGCAGGCTCATTCCCGAAGCGGCGGCGACCGACGCCGCGATCGCCTGAACGATCGCGAGCATCGGCAGCAGCAAAACGACGAGCCACGTGAGGCCGTATCCAGTCGCCGCGCCGACGACCGCAATCGAACCGACCGTCGTCGGATCGTTCGCCGAGGCGCCGGAGACCAGCCCCGGCCCGAAGCCGAGGGTGAACCGGCGCGGCTGCATCTACGCCAAGGCTCTTTATACGATTGGCGGGTGAGCGATGTATTTGTAGCCGGCGTCGCGCAGGCGGCGCAGGCGGGTGAGGACCTGCGGCTTCGGCTCGAAGAAAACGTTCACCGCCGACCAAAAGCCGCCGTAGCTTCGCAGCTGCGCGAAGTAATCGTCGATGTTGACGCGGTCCATGAGGCGGCGGCCGACCGCATTGATGAGCAAACCGCGAAATCCCGTGGGCGCCAGCGCCGCACCGTAGCGATCGCGCGAGAACATCCGCACGCGCTCGAGCGGGGAGCGCAGCCACTTGATCGAGCTGATGTACGTCAGCAGCATCTCGTTCCAGACCGTCGTTTGATTGAGGCGAATCGCCCCGAGCTCGTGGGCGATCACAAACGAGATCACGTCCACCGTCTTGCGGTCGTCGATCTCGAAGATGTTTTGGTGCAGCACGATGTACTGTTCACGCCAGGACGAAAACGCCTGCGAGTACGGCTGGATCGAGCCCGATGTGAGAAAGATTTCGGGCAGCTCGGTCATGCCCAGGCGTCGGCAGTGATCCCGCAGGATTGCGTAGACTTCGGGAAACTGCCCCTCGGAGAGGCGCACCGAGTTTCCGCGCACCGCCGATTCGTGGCGGTTCCGATTGAGCACGAGCAGCGGGATACCGACGAGCGCGGTGACGGCGAGAATCCTCAGAAAGGTGATGTCTTTGTTGAGCAGCGCGTGCGATTTGAGCCAGCCGGGTGTGTAGAACACCAGCATAAGGGCCACAGCCATCAAGACGAAGTTTAGCGCAACCGAGGCAATGAAGATAGGACGCTCGAGGGGGTCCCGCAGGAGCGACTCGTCGATCGCGTCGTCTGATCGCGTTTGCACGCCCGCGTCCGAAACGGCGTTAGGAGCCCTCGTCGCCGTAGATCAGCGCCGTCTTCGTCGTCCCTTCACTCAGATAGTCGCGCAGCGGAATCTGCAGGGCCTTGAAAAAGTCGTCGGCCGCCTTCTGCCCAAGCTCTTCCTTCTCTTTGCCGCGCACGTGCGTCGAAAAACCGAACTCGGCGATCAGCGGTTCGAAGCGGTCGGGGACGGGGCGCGCCCACAGCGCCAGCGACGCGGTCGCCGTGACGCCGTGCCCGAACGAAAGGGTTCCCAGATTCGACTGAATCTCAAAGACCTTCGCGCCGGCGACGATCGAGAGCGGCTCGTCCATGTTGAGGCCGAGCGTGGCGAGGTGGGGCAGCGCCGCCGCCAAGCGCGATAAGGGGAACTCCATCTGCACCTCCGGATACTCGACGATCACGTTGTTCGAAAAGATACTCGTCATCGTGCCGGGATGGTCGCCGCGAACCAGTTCTTCTTTGAACTTCTTCTTCTGCAGCTGCGTCATCTTCGTGTCGGTGTCGAAGGTTGCCGCTTTTTCGTACTCCGGCGCGCGGCACTTGAAGGTGAGCTCCCAGCTTTCGTCGGGCCAGCCGCCCTGGCGGATCTGCCGCGTACGAAAGATGAGCTTGTTCTTGCGGAGATCTTGACTCTTCGTATCGTAAAACTGGACGATGCGCAGCTGGGAGTCGACCGATTCGACCGGCTCGTAGTGCACGCCGAGTTTTTCGGCCTGGTGCCGCAGCAGCTCGCCGAACTCGAGCAGCGCGCGGCGATTGGGAAACTTCTCGGGTTTCAGCAGCAGCTTGAATTCACGGTGCGTTACCAGCGGGGTTGCCTGCGGCTTCTCGGCGGTCTTGCTCAACTAGGAACCTCCTCCGTTGCGATCAAGCTCGGTTTGTAATCCCTCGCCCAGCGTCTTGCGGGCTTTTTCGCCCGCGGTAAGCGGCTCGGGCTCCCACGGCTCCCATTCCTCCCAGCCCAGCGTCTGGGCCGTCAGCCGGAATCCAAAACCGACGAAAAACGCAATCACCGTCGAGACGATCACCGAAACGCCCATCCCGGCATTGAGGATGACGTAGACGGTCCCCGTGAGTATCGCCGCCACCATGAAGAACTCGCCGCGGACGAGCTGCTTGGGAACGACGAGGCACGCGGTGTCGATGATCCAGCGGCCGGCCGTTGTGGCGATGACGCCGATGATCACCGCGGCCGCGTAGCCGAGGTGCGCGGCGAGCGCCGCCTGCGCGCCGACGATCGCGTACCACGGCAGCGAGAAGGCGGTCATAAACTGAAAGAGACCGTCTTTGAATTTCTGCGCGCTGCCGAAATCGATCATGATCGCCAGCCATGCGGCGCTCAAGCACAGAATCAGATACCACGGATTTGTCAGCGGCGAAGGAACCTTGTTCACTAAGATGTCGCGCACGATGCCGCCGCCGATGCCGCCCGCATAGGCCAGCACGACCACGCCGATCACGGTGAAATGCTTGTAGTGGTCGGGGCGGCGGGCAAGCAGCGCGCCGTTGAACGCGTTCGTTGTCGCGGCGATCAGGGAGATGTAGTCGACGAGCGTCAGCGCTTTGAACCCAAACTGAGAGAAGATCAGCGGCGTCACGCAGCGGCCTCCTTCGTTAACCGGGCGAAATACACCCCGACGATCGTCACGATGACAAACTGAACCAGCAGGTACGTCAGCACCGCAGCACCGACGAGCGTGTCGGGGAAGCTCGTCGTGGCGATCACCAGGCAGAGCCCGATGTTGCGCAGCGTCGTCCCGATGCCGAGCACGCGCCGGTTCTTGGGCAGCGGGCCGCCGAGAAGCCAGCCGGTGAGCATCGCGAGGACCGAAATGCAGAGCATCGCCCACATGCCGCGCGAGCCGTAGACCGCTGCGACGCCCGCAGCGAGCTTCGGCGCTAGCAGAATAATGACGACGAGGACGGTCAGCAGGAAGACGATCTGCGAGATGCGCGAGAGCCGCGGCGCGATATTCGGGAGTTTCGTGCCGATCGTGATCCCAATCAGCAAAGGAAGCAGCTGGAAGAGAACGAGTGTGACGACGAAATTGCCCAGGGGCAGCTCTGCAGCCTCCGCCGTCGGCAGCACATAGTGCGCCGTCAGCGGGACGGTAACGATCGAGACGAGCGGCAACACCGCGGCGAGCTCGATGGCCAGGCCAAGGCTCCCGCCGCGCTTGCGTACCGACGCCAGCACGAAGGGAACCCCCGGAGCGATCGCCATCAAAAGAAAGCCGGTGGCGATCTCCTCCGGCAGCACAAAGAGCCGGGCGAGCAGCACCCCCAGGATGGGGACGATCACGAAGTTCGCGATCAGTGCTTTCACGAGCAGCGGGATGTTTTTGAGCGTGGCAATGAGATCGTCGAAATTGACCTGAAGCCCAGCGCT
Above is a genomic segment from Candidatus Cybelea sp. containing:
- a CDS encoding M48 family metallopeptidase; the protein is MQTRSDDAIDESLLRDPLERPIFIASVALNFVLMAVALMLVFYTPGWLKSHALLNKDITFLRILAVTALVGIPLLVLNRNRHESAVRGNSVRLSEGQFPEVYAILRDHCRRLGMTELPEIFLTSGSIQPYSQAFSSWREQYIVLHQNIFEIDDRKTVDVISFVIAHELGAIRLNQTTVWNEMLLTYISSIKWLRSPLERVRMFSRDRYGAALAPTGFRGLLINAVGRRLMDRVNIDDYFAQLRSYGGFWSAVNVFFEPKPQVLTRLRRLRDAGYKYIAHPPIV
- a CDS encoding divalent metal cation transporter, coding for MQPRRFTLGFGPGLVSGASANDPTTVGSIAVVGAATGYGLTWLVVLLLPMLAIVQAIAASVAAASGMSLQQAIARTCGRLPAVVSAAAIVGISLFTLGADVAAGAQALALLCGIPYYLLVVPIVAAGCWVLATKSYLRIERVLASLTLIFLCYVASAILARPNWGEVLRSIVLPHFSLAPVYLVGTLALLGTTLTSYVYFWESIEIAERRAAGSGVRAARSDAAIGMLVAGSSFLFILIATAATSGMHHVAILTAAGAAAALRPLAGGWDQRLFGIGLFASAAIAIPVISATNGYVVAQLLDRPASLTLRPAQAPVFYRAIFLSLALAGILALLPIPMISLLYWVSVAAGVATPITLTLTMIVARNRELMCGRPIALPLAFAGWAIVAVVTLSAGSVLFVALRPTLHL
- a CDS encoding TRIC cation channel family protein; translation: MTPLIFSQFGFKALTLVDYISLIAATTNAFNGALLARRPDHYKHFTVIGVVVLAYAGGIGGGIVRDILVNKVPSPLTNPWYLILCLSAAWLAIMIDFGSAQKFKDGLFQFMTAFSLPWYAIVGAQAALAAHLGYAAAVIIGVIATTAGRWIIDTACLVVPKQLVRGEFFMVAAILTGTVYVILNAGMGVSVIVSTVIAFFVGFGFRLTAQTLGWEEWEPWEPEPLTAGEKARKTLGEGLQTELDRNGGGS